From one Rhizobium rosettiformans genomic stretch:
- a CDS encoding putative monovalent cation/H+ antiporter subunit A has product MTSDMTWVAMLLPFAAAVLAPWIVSRLGANGAWVLALAPALAFAHFAGFLPEIANGERVTGGYAWVPSLNLSFSWFIDGLSLTFALLITGIGTLIVLYAGGYMKGHPQQGRFIGFILLFMGAMLGLVVSDSFLMLFVFWELTSITSFLLIGFDHTREASRRAALQALVVTGGGGLILLAGMIFIWNITGVSQLSLLLSTGDALRESPFYLAALLLVLGGAFTKSAQFPFHFWLPNAMEAPTPVSAYLHSATMVKAGVYLLMRLNPVMGETPAWEILLPFFGGITLIVGSVLAVRQTDLKLMLAYTTVASLGLLVMLTGFDTEHAVEAAVLYLVAHSLFKGALFMVAGAIDHEAGTRDITRLGGLGKLMPITFTAAILSGVSMAGLPPLFGFLAKEEIYYALAGSDPRAILFTAVAVIGNALMFVIAFAVGLKPFIGKEGPTPKHAHEGPVLLWIGPLTLAILSLLGALFSGLAHRFISSPMASAVDGEAQTVTIGLIPSLGAALALSVLTVLIGLVLYLGIERLRAAVDRLVTGLGISPDRGFDHFIAGLVRFSTSVTRLVQNGRLETYITLSFVFIAAVLLVTPIVFNELPRDLVLPRDVDLHEMAILVIAVIGVIAVLTAKDRLTAIVCLGIQGFAVAVIFLLYGAPDLSFTQFMVETLSVIILALVMTRLRLSLSDHRPMAARLFDGSLAIACGLGFGLMLAASTSGPFDGSLSAFFAEHSKIIAHGANVVNVIIVDFRGVDTLGEIAVVMITGLSILALIRIRVGGAPAAPAMAPPGASAEGIRPSKTKGGKRS; this is encoded by the coding sequence ATGACGAGCGACATGACTTGGGTCGCCATGCTGTTGCCGTTTGCCGCCGCCGTTCTGGCGCCGTGGATCGTCTCCCGTCTCGGTGCAAACGGCGCCTGGGTCCTGGCATTGGCGCCGGCGCTCGCCTTTGCCCATTTCGCCGGCTTCTTGCCCGAGATCGCCAACGGCGAGCGGGTAACCGGCGGTTATGCCTGGGTGCCGAGCCTGAACCTCTCCTTCTCCTGGTTCATCGATGGCCTGTCGCTCACTTTCGCGCTTCTGATCACCGGCATCGGCACGCTGATCGTGCTCTATGCCGGTGGCTACATGAAGGGCCATCCGCAGCAGGGCCGTTTCATCGGCTTCATCCTGCTCTTCATGGGCGCAATGCTCGGCCTCGTCGTCTCCGACAGCTTCCTGATGCTCTTCGTCTTCTGGGAGCTGACCTCGATCACCTCCTTCCTGCTGATCGGCTTCGATCACACGCGTGAGGCCTCGCGCCGTGCGGCCTTGCAGGCGCTGGTCGTCACCGGCGGTGGTGGCCTGATCCTCTTGGCCGGCATGATCTTCATCTGGAACATCACCGGCGTCAGCCAGCTGTCGCTTCTGCTCTCGACCGGCGACGCGCTGCGCGAAAGTCCCTTCTATCTCGCGGCGCTCCTGCTCGTGCTCGGCGGCGCCTTCACCAAGTCGGCGCAGTTCCCGTTCCACTTCTGGCTGCCCAATGCCATGGAAGCGCCGACCCCGGTCTCCGCCTATCTGCATTCGGCCACCATGGTGAAGGCCGGCGTCTATCTCTTGATGCGCTTGAACCCGGTCATGGGCGAAACGCCCGCCTGGGAAATCCTGCTGCCCTTCTTCGGCGGCATCACGCTGATCGTCGGCTCGGTGCTCGCCGTCCGCCAGACGGATCTGAAGCTGATGCTCGCTTATACGACGGTGGCCTCGCTTGGCCTGCTCGTCATGCTGACCGGCTTCGACACCGAACATGCGGTCGAAGCGGCGGTGCTCTATCTCGTCGCCCATTCGCTGTTCAAGGGCGCGCTCTTCATGGTCGCCGGCGCCATCGACCATGAAGCCGGCACCCGTGACATCACGCGGCTGGGGGGGCTTGGCAAACTGATGCCGATCACCTTTACCGCCGCCATTCTCTCAGGCGTTTCCATGGCCGGCCTGCCGCCGCTCTTCGGCTTCCTCGCCAAGGAAGAGATCTACTATGCGCTGGCCGGATCCGACCCGCGCGCCATCCTCTTCACGGCCGTTGCCGTCATCGGCAATGCGCTGATGTTCGTCATCGCCTTCGCAGTTGGCCTGAAACCCTTCATCGGCAAGGAAGGCCCGACGCCGAAACATGCCCATGAGGGTCCTGTGCTCCTTTGGATCGGCCCGCTGACGCTCGCCATACTCTCGCTTCTCGGCGCGCTCTTCTCCGGTCTTGCCCATCGTTTCATTTCGTCACCCATGGCAAGCGCCGTCGATGGCGAGGCGCAGACCGTGACCATCGGACTGATCCCGTCGCTCGGTGCAGCACTTGCGCTCTCCGTGCTGACGGTCCTGATCGGCCTTGTGCTCTATCTCGGGATTGAGCGTCTGAGAGCCGCCGTCGATCGTCTCGTCACGGGTCTTGGGATCAGCCCCGATCGCGGCTTCGACCACTTCATCGCAGGCCTCGTCCGTTTCTCCACGTCAGTCACGCGCCTCGTCCAGAACGGACGGCTTGAGACCTACATCACGCTTTCCTTCGTCTTCATCGCGGCCGTGCTTCTGGTCACGCCGATCGTCTTCAACGAACTCCCGCGAGACCTGGTCCTGCCGCGCGACGTCGATCTGCATGAGATGGCAATCCTGGTGATCGCGGTCATCGGCGTGATTGCCGTTCTGACCGCCAAGGATCGCCTGACCGCCATCGTCTGCCTCGGCATCCAGGGCTTTGCGGTCGCCGTCATCTTCCTCCTCTATGGCGCACCCGATCTCTCCTTCACCCAGTTCATGGTCGAAACACTCTCGGTCATCATTCTGGCGCTGGTCATGACCCGGCTCAGGCTCTCGCTCTCCGACCATCGCCCGATGGCAGCGCGCCTGTTCGATGGTTCGCTGGCAATTGCCTGCGGTCTCGGCTTCGGCCTGATGCTGGCAGCCTCGACATCGGGTCCCTTCGATGGTTCGCTCTCGGCCTTCTTTGCCGAGCACTCCAAGATCATTGCCCACGGCGCCAATGTCGTGAACGTCATCATCGTCGACTTCCGCGGCGTCGATACGCTGGGTGAAATCGCCGTCGTGATGATCACTGGCCTTTCCATTCTGGCCTTGATCCGCATCCGGGTCGGTGGCGCGCCGGCAGCACCGGCCATGGCGCCGCCCGGCGCCTCCGCCGAGGGGATACGTCCCAGCAAGACCAAAGGTGGCAAGCGCTCATGA